One Clavibacter zhangzhiyongii genomic region harbors:
- the rplK gene encoding 50S ribosomal protein L11, which produces MAPKKKVTGLIKLQIKAGAANPAPPIGPALGQHGVNIMEFCKAYNAQTEAQRGNVIPVEITVYEDRTFTFILKTPPAAELIKKAAGVAKGSGTPHTVKVAKLTMDQVREIAEQKQADLNANDIDAAAKIIAGTARSMGITVEA; this is translated from the coding sequence ATGGCACCGAAGAAGAAGGTCACGGGTCTGATCAAGCTGCAGATCAAGGCCGGCGCCGCCAACCCCGCACCGCCCATCGGGCCGGCGCTGGGACAGCACGGCGTCAACATCATGGAGTTCTGCAAGGCGTACAACGCCCAGACCGAGGCTCAGCGCGGGAACGTCATCCCCGTCGAGATCACCGTCTACGAGGACCGGACGTTCACGTTCATCCTCAAGACGCCCCCGGCGGCGGAGCTCATCAAGAAGGCCGCCGGAGTCGCCAAGGGCTCGGGCACGCCGCACACGGTCAAGGTCGCGAAGCTCACGATGGACCAGGTCCGCGAGATCGCCGAGCAGAAGCAGGCCGACCTCAACGCCAACGACATCGACGCCGCGGCGAAGATCATCGCCGGCACCGCCCGCTCCATGGGCATCACGGTCGAGGCCTAG
- a CDS encoding GNAT family N-acetyltransferase, whose translation MSTPDPAGPSFRVATPADADEVAAVAARTFALACPPTTTAEAIAEHIRTVLSPARFRAHLADPAHRVVLAEVDGRPVGYTMVVAAPPADPDVAGALRLRPVIELSKVYVEAGQHGAGVARPLMAETLRVARTLAGDAGRDAEAGIWLGVNEHNLRAIRFYERSGFGIVGTRSFRLSDAVETDHVMERPLAVVTS comes from the coding sequence GTGAGCACCCCCGATCCCGCAGGCCCGTCCTTCCGCGTCGCCACTCCCGCCGACGCCGACGAGGTGGCCGCCGTCGCCGCCCGCACCTTCGCCCTCGCGTGCCCGCCGACCACGACGGCCGAGGCGATCGCGGAGCACATCCGCACGGTCCTGTCGCCGGCGCGCTTCCGGGCGCACCTCGCGGACCCCGCGCACCGGGTCGTGCTCGCCGAGGTCGACGGTCGCCCGGTCGGATACACGATGGTCGTGGCCGCGCCGCCCGCGGATCCCGACGTGGCGGGCGCGCTGCGGCTGCGGCCGGTGATCGAGCTGAGCAAGGTGTACGTGGAGGCCGGGCAGCACGGGGCGGGCGTCGCGCGGCCGCTCATGGCGGAGACCCTGCGGGTCGCCCGGACGCTCGCGGGCGACGCGGGGCGCGACGCGGAGGCCGGGATCTGGCTCGGGGTCAACGAGCACAACCTGCGCGCCATCCGGTTCTACGAGCGCAGCGGGTTCGGCATCGTCGGGACGCGGTCGTTCCGGCTGTCGGACGCGGTCGAGACGGATCACGTGATGGAGCGGCCCCTGGCGGTCGTCACGTCGTGA
- a CDS encoding TOMM precursor leader peptide-binding protein, producing MDPSTTYSVSPRYALGEVEDTLHLLGGRELVSLQLPSGDAVSAVSRLLSRPFTRADLDRAFPAHADAVAQLVDELVLRDVVVGAPTGGSSASVPDELAHVLDEARRNGGDRTGLGPVLDPATPARVALVGDMIPSLLTGLAEALPSAELGDEADADLVIAAGSRPVLRDVGARMHAAGRAWLPVHPFDGRFQLVGPVVVPGEGPCLECVALRWASTTPFAADHAAAADAVAVVPRDPSLDAITAGFAARYAARWIHAHDWLVASTVLVVEPKVMEAEAHAVYRVARCGTCGPRPYAGIVSPWRA from the coding sequence ATGGACCCGTCGACCACGTACTCGGTGAGTCCCCGCTACGCCCTCGGGGAGGTGGAGGACACCCTCCACCTCCTCGGGGGTCGCGAGCTGGTCTCCCTGCAGCTGCCCTCGGGCGACGCCGTCTCCGCGGTGTCGCGACTCCTCTCCCGTCCCTTCACCCGCGCCGACCTCGACCGGGCCTTCCCCGCGCACGCCGACGCCGTGGCCCAGCTGGTCGACGAGCTCGTCTTGCGCGACGTCGTCGTGGGCGCGCCGACCGGCGGATCCTCGGCGTCCGTGCCCGACGAGCTCGCGCACGTCCTCGACGAGGCGCGGCGCAACGGCGGCGACCGCACGGGGCTCGGCCCCGTCCTCGACCCCGCGACGCCCGCCCGCGTCGCGCTCGTGGGCGACATGATCCCCTCGCTGCTCACGGGCCTCGCGGAGGCCCTGCCCTCGGCGGAGCTCGGCGACGAGGCCGACGCCGACCTCGTCATCGCCGCCGGATCGCGGCCCGTCCTCCGCGACGTCGGCGCGCGCATGCACGCCGCCGGGCGCGCGTGGCTCCCCGTGCACCCGTTCGACGGGAGGTTCCAGCTCGTCGGACCGGTGGTCGTGCCCGGCGAGGGCCCGTGCCTGGAGTGCGTCGCGCTGCGCTGGGCGTCGACCACGCCGTTCGCCGCGGATCACGCCGCGGCGGCCGACGCGGTCGCCGTCGTGCCGCGCGACCCGAGCCTCGACGCCATCACGGCCGGGTTCGCGGCCCGCTACGCCGCCCGGTGGATCCACGCCCACGACTGGCTCGTCGCGAGCACGGTGCTCGTCGTCGAGCCCAAGGTGATGGAGGCGGAGGCGCACGCCGTGTACCGCGTCGCCCGCTGCGGCACGTGCGGCCCCCGCCCCTACGCCGGCATCGTCTCGCCGTGGCGCGCATGA
- the rplA gene encoding 50S ribosomal protein L1 — protein MAKSKAYRAAAEKIDATKAYTASEAVELARETGSSKFDSTVEVALKLGVDPRKADQMVRGTVILPHGTGKTARVIVFATGPAAEAAIAAGADEVGGDELIEKVAGGYTSFDSAVSTPELMGKVGRLGKVLGPRGLMPNPKTGTVTPDVARAVSDIKGGKIEFRVDKHANVHFVVGKASFSPEQLSENVGAALEEIVRLKPSSSKGRYVQKATVSTTFGPGIPVDVNSI, from the coding sequence ATGGCGAAGTCAAAGGCCTACCGGGCCGCAGCCGAGAAGATCGACGCGACGAAGGCGTACACCGCCTCCGAGGCCGTCGAGCTCGCGCGCGAGACCGGATCCAGCAAGTTCGACAGCACCGTCGAGGTCGCGCTGAAGCTCGGCGTCGACCCCCGCAAGGCAGACCAGATGGTCCGCGGCACCGTCATCCTTCCTCACGGTACCGGCAAGACCGCCCGCGTCATCGTCTTCGCGACGGGCCCCGCGGCCGAGGCGGCCATCGCCGCCGGAGCCGACGAGGTCGGCGGCGACGAGCTCATCGAGAAGGTGGCGGGCGGCTACACGTCGTTCGACTCCGCCGTCTCGACGCCCGAGCTCATGGGCAAGGTCGGTCGTCTCGGCAAGGTGCTCGGCCCGCGTGGCCTCATGCCCAACCCGAAGACCGGCACGGTCACCCCGGACGTCGCGCGCGCGGTGTCCGACATCAAGGGCGGCAAGATCGAGTTCCGCGTCGACAAGCACGCGAACGTCCACTTCGTGGTCGGCAAGGCCAGCTTCTCGCCCGAGCAGCTCTCGGAGAACGTCGGCGCCGCGCTCGAGGAGATCGTCCGCCTCAAGCCGTCCTCCTCGAAGGGCCGCTACGTGCAGAAGGCCACGGTCTCCACGACCTTCGGCCCCGGCATCCCGGTGGACGTCAACTCCATCTAG
- a CDS encoding YcaO-like family protein, producing the protein MSRGAPGVVSPYTGLVEHAHPMAFTPDAIPDALYSGRSADTGFLTGTASERFSMGPGGSRLEARRSCIGEAVERMSLAGAPGGFRASLGADARQVEPDAFQRFHPTQFEDPSFHYERARRGDLLTWMPARSLHRGAAVHVPAQLVVFDDPHRADGHREPHVEPATSSGVAAGPHFGFAAGRAVLELVERDAFQRTWLRGSTPPALDWRGSPRLTDATLRELERLEELCGRFEASFTVRVLDAAADVPVLLAVMRSDRIGVAVGCAADFRLDRAILNAVREALHTHNWCLRLLTEPTIDPADVVEFEDHIRLHCRPSARPLTAALDASDERVTAVGGPASWADVVAGLDREGIDVLLADITAPEVRAAGYHVVRALSPDLVALDVVHAARFLGHPRLYRLWRDGPALHGPDDLVPTPHPFP; encoded by the coding sequence ATGAGCCGCGGGGCCCCCGGCGTCGTGAGCCCGTACACGGGGCTCGTCGAGCACGCGCATCCCATGGCCTTCACGCCCGACGCCATCCCGGACGCCCTCTACTCGGGTCGCTCGGCCGACACGGGGTTCCTCACCGGCACGGCGTCCGAGCGCTTCAGCATGGGCCCCGGCGGCTCCCGGCTCGAGGCCCGCCGCTCGTGCATCGGCGAGGCGGTCGAGCGGATGTCGCTCGCCGGCGCACCCGGCGGGTTCCGCGCGTCCCTCGGCGCCGACGCCCGTCAGGTGGAGCCGGACGCCTTCCAGCGCTTCCACCCGACGCAGTTCGAGGATCCGTCCTTCCACTACGAGCGCGCGCGGCGGGGCGACCTCCTCACGTGGATGCCGGCCCGCTCGCTGCACCGGGGCGCCGCCGTGCACGTGCCGGCGCAGCTCGTGGTCTTCGACGACCCGCATCGCGCGGACGGGCACCGCGAGCCGCACGTCGAGCCGGCGACCTCGTCCGGCGTCGCGGCGGGGCCGCACTTCGGGTTCGCCGCGGGGCGCGCCGTGCTGGAGCTCGTCGAGCGCGACGCGTTCCAGCGCACGTGGCTCCGCGGATCCACGCCCCCGGCCCTCGACTGGCGCGGCAGCCCCCGGCTGACCGACGCGACCCTCCGCGAGCTCGAGCGCCTCGAGGAGCTGTGCGGGCGGTTCGAGGCGTCGTTCACCGTGCGCGTGCTGGACGCGGCGGCCGACGTCCCCGTGCTGCTCGCGGTCATGCGCAGCGACCGGATCGGGGTCGCGGTGGGCTGCGCGGCCGACTTCCGGCTCGACCGGGCGATCCTCAACGCGGTCCGGGAGGCGCTGCACACGCACAACTGGTGCCTGCGGCTGCTCACGGAGCCGACGATCGACCCGGCGGACGTGGTCGAGTTCGAGGACCACATCCGGCTGCACTGCCGCCCGTCGGCCCGCCCGCTCACGGCCGCGCTCGACGCCTCGGATGAGCGGGTCACGGCCGTCGGCGGCCCGGCGAGCTGGGCGGACGTGGTCGCCGGGCTCGACCGCGAGGGCATCGACGTGCTGCTCGCGGACATCACCGCGCCCGAGGTGCGCGCCGCCGGCTACCACGTGGTGCGCGCGCTGAGCCCGGATCTCGTGGCGCTCGACGTGGTGCACGCCGCGCGCTTCCTGGGTCATCCGCGCCTGTACCGGCTCTGGCGCGACGGACCCGCGCTCCACGGGCCCGACGACCTCGTCCCCACCCCGCACCCGTTCCCGTGA
- a CDS encoding ABC transporter permease, which translates to MTATPRPPAVPDVPAPGAPAPDATPARPTARRRLAIYRAHVASELAQNARMPAFVLPLLAYPVLIYVVVGLPQGGPPSARLSVLLGYVLFSVLGTVTFQFGVGVASARESPWERWLFTAPVPAWIRLAAKLTVACVFGVAFVVPVAVVGVTAGGVRVDAPTLAAVALAVLAGSVPMALLGLAMGYWFPARGALGLANLVYLPLSFAGGLFTGGDTSGTPWESLTVLLPTGAWSTLASAAARQDAAVVGLPLLILAAWTLLLGAVTLAGYQRTQSANFR; encoded by the coding sequence ATGACCGCCACCCCGCGCCCGCCGGCCGTCCCCGACGTCCCCGCCCCCGGCGCTCCCGCCCCCGACGCGACCCCCGCCCGCCCCACCGCGCGGCGCCGCCTCGCGATCTACCGCGCCCACGTCGCAAGCGAGCTCGCGCAGAACGCCCGCATGCCCGCCTTCGTGCTCCCGCTGCTCGCCTACCCCGTGCTCATCTACGTCGTGGTCGGCCTGCCGCAGGGCGGCCCGCCGAGCGCGCGGCTCAGCGTCCTGCTCGGCTACGTCCTGTTCTCGGTGCTGGGCACGGTGACGTTCCAGTTCGGGGTGGGTGTGGCCTCGGCCCGGGAGTCGCCGTGGGAACGGTGGCTGTTCACGGCGCCGGTGCCCGCGTGGATCCGCCTGGCCGCGAAGCTCACGGTCGCGTGCGTCTTCGGGGTGGCCTTCGTGGTGCCCGTGGCGGTCGTGGGCGTCACGGCCGGCGGTGTGCGGGTGGACGCGCCGACCCTCGCCGCCGTCGCGCTCGCCGTGCTCGCGGGCTCCGTCCCGATGGCCCTGCTCGGCCTCGCGATGGGCTACTGGTTCCCCGCCCGCGGCGCCCTCGGCCTCGCCAACCTCGTGTACCTGCCGCTCTCGTTCGCGGGCGGCCTGTTCACGGGCGGTGACACGAGCGGCACGCCCTGGGAGTCGCTCACGGTGCTGCTGCCGACGGGCGCGTGGAGCACGCTGGCGAGCGCGGCCGCCCGGCAGGACGCGGCCGTCGTGGGACTCCCGCTGCTGATCCTCGCGGCCTGGACGCTGCTCCTCGGCGCGGTCACCCTGGCCGGCTACCAGCGCACGCAGTCGGCGAACTTTCGCTGA
- a CDS encoding SagB/ThcOx family dehydrogenase — protein MSTIETDAAPDRRERPSEPAATARSLGSMGPIFSVGGAVDRPAGDPAEDFHEASKITRITHPGWTDVRYAHQMAQEAQGIQDAGPGGATSAPRLLPAVPLPRALPVRHELGATLAARRSAEPRTLGRPVELAELATVLRYAYGPRGDGTPGRHVPSGGGLYPLDLHVVARAVTGLEPGIHQLDPLEETLVDVSGLERASRLARFRRAAPSLMAPIPETAAVTVVITGSFERSRCKYGMRGYRLTLLEAGHVGQNALLVATALGLPVLGWVGFVDHELDAVLGLDGVTQSSLYAISFGGAEPAARRFGQEEASHD, from the coding sequence ATGAGCACCATCGAGACCGACGCCGCCCCCGACCGGAGGGAGCGCCCGAGCGAGCCGGCCGCGACCGCGCGCTCCCTCGGCAGCATGGGGCCCATCTTCAGCGTCGGAGGCGCCGTCGACCGCCCGGCGGGCGACCCGGCGGAGGACTTCCACGAGGCGTCGAAGATCACGCGGATCACGCATCCCGGCTGGACCGACGTGCGGTACGCGCACCAGATGGCGCAGGAGGCGCAGGGCATCCAGGACGCGGGTCCGGGCGGGGCCACCTCCGCGCCGCGGCTCCTCCCGGCCGTGCCGCTGCCGCGCGCGCTGCCGGTGCGGCACGAGCTGGGCGCGACGCTCGCGGCGCGACGCTCGGCGGAGCCGCGCACGCTCGGCCGGCCGGTCGAGCTGGCCGAGCTCGCCACGGTGCTGCGGTACGCGTACGGGCCGCGCGGCGACGGGACGCCGGGGAGGCACGTGCCCTCGGGAGGCGGCTTGTACCCGCTCGACCTGCACGTGGTCGCGCGGGCGGTGACGGGGCTCGAGCCGGGGATCCACCAGCTCGACCCGCTGGAGGAGACGCTCGTGGACGTGTCCGGGCTCGAGCGCGCGTCCCGGCTGGCGCGCTTCCGCCGGGCGGCGCCGTCGCTCATGGCGCCGATCCCGGAGACCGCCGCGGTCACGGTCGTCATCACGGGCAGCTTCGAGCGCTCGCGCTGCAAGTACGGGATGCGCGGCTACCGGCTCACGCTGCTGGAGGCGGGGCACGTGGGGCAGAACGCGCTCCTGGTCGCGACCGCGCTGGGCCTGCCCGTGCTCGGCTGGGTCGGCTTCGTCGACCACGAGCTCGACGCGGTGCTCGGGCTCGACGGGGTGACCCAGTCGTCGCTCTACGCGATCTCGTTCGGCGGGGCCGAGCCGGCCGCGCGTCGCTTCGGCCAGGAGGAGGCATCCCATGACTGA
- a CDS encoding ABC transporter ATP-binding protein, with the protein MTDAVELDGITRTFGRTRALDAASFALAPGLVHALLGPNGSGKTTAIDVLTATRRPDTGRARVLGHDVRRGGPTASLVAVMPQALAFPEYLTVREVLALALVPHARALAPAEAIDRFDLDRLASRQTGGLSGGERRRVALACVVGAGTPVVVLDEPSAALDIPGRAAVRDAIAAVRDSGRTVLLASHDMEEVAALADTVVCLDHGRVVGHWTAADFRGLAGVRRVGFGATAHEARKVRSCGARPESGAEPRARERIRWVIDTDRSDVVAGLVLAAVPHPELTVVEPGLGEIVERVLAGGAAGAAPPPSPTAGAGPGPDGDDVPVDDDLAADDLAGDDPGRSRSADPAGCPR; encoded by the coding sequence ATGACTGACGCGGTGGAGCTCGACGGGATCACCCGCACCTTCGGCCGCACGCGTGCCCTCGACGCCGCGTCGTTCGCGCTCGCACCGGGGCTCGTGCACGCGCTGCTGGGGCCGAACGGATCCGGCAAGACCACGGCCATCGACGTGCTCACCGCCACGCGCCGACCCGACACGGGCCGGGCGCGCGTGCTCGGCCACGACGTGCGGCGCGGCGGGCCCACGGCGTCGCTCGTCGCGGTGATGCCGCAGGCGCTCGCGTTCCCCGAGTACCTCACGGTCCGCGAGGTGCTGGCGCTCGCGCTCGTGCCCCACGCCCGCGCCCTGGCGCCGGCCGAGGCCATCGACCGCTTCGACCTCGACCGCCTCGCGTCCCGCCAGACGGGCGGGCTCAGCGGCGGGGAGCGCCGCCGGGTCGCGCTCGCGTGCGTGGTCGGTGCGGGCACGCCCGTCGTGGTGCTCGACGAGCCGTCCGCGGCGCTCGACATCCCGGGGCGCGCCGCCGTCCGCGACGCCATCGCCGCCGTGCGGGACTCCGGGCGCACGGTGCTGCTCGCCTCGCACGACATGGAGGAGGTCGCGGCGCTCGCCGACACCGTCGTCTGCCTCGACCACGGCCGCGTCGTCGGCCACTGGACCGCCGCCGACTTCCGCGGGCTCGCGGGCGTCCGGCGCGTCGGCTTCGGCGCGACGGCGCACGAGGCGCGCAAGGTGCGGTCGTGCGGGGCGCGGCCCGAGTCCGGCGCGGAGCCGCGGGCGAGAGAGCGGATCCGGTGGGTCATCGACACCGACCGCTCCGACGTCGTGGCCGGGCTCGTGCTCGCCGCCGTGCCGCATCCCGAGCTCACGGTGGTCGAGCCGGGGCTCGGCGAGATAGTGGAGCGCGTGCTCGCGGGCGGCGCGGCGGGGGCGGCACCCCCGCCGTCGCCGACGGCCGGAGCGGGACCCGGGCCGGACGGCGACGACGTCCCGGTCGACGACGACCTCGCCGCCGACGACCTCGCCGGCGACGATCCCGGCCGCTCGCGCAGCGCGGATCCCGCGGGGTGCCCCCGATGA
- a CDS encoding NADP-dependent oxidoreductase gives MRAVVVAETGGPDVLHVADVPVPRRLDSEVLVKVVAAGVNPVDLRQRAGGPDGPATGALPAVLGRDFSGVVVESPYEDHALHPGDEVFGLAMAPRMPGTYAAYVAVPSVSLTRKPARLSHVEAAATPVSALTAWGMVVDIGKAHEGQVVLVHAGAGGVGHFAVQFARHFGARVIATGSPRNVDWLAELGADEVIDRTQGRFEDVLADVDVVIDLVGNCTDDTGTRSLQVLRRGGLIVSAPVHGWPTLVQDAAAVGVRATHYEVAPDGQKLAVIARLLESGDVKVYVDEVFDLADAAEAHRHMESGRARGKVVLNVARG, from the coding sequence ATGCGCGCGGTCGTCGTCGCCGAGACGGGCGGGCCCGACGTCCTGCACGTCGCCGACGTGCCCGTGCCGCGCCGCCTCGACTCGGAGGTGCTCGTGAAGGTCGTGGCCGCGGGCGTCAACCCCGTCGACCTGCGCCAGCGCGCGGGCGGCCCGGACGGCCCGGCCACCGGAGCCCTGCCCGCGGTGCTCGGCCGCGACTTCAGCGGCGTCGTCGTCGAGTCGCCGTACGAGGACCACGCGCTGCATCCGGGCGACGAGGTGTTCGGCCTCGCCATGGCGCCGCGGATGCCCGGCACCTACGCCGCGTACGTCGCCGTCCCGAGCGTCAGCCTCACCCGCAAGCCCGCTCGGCTCTCGCACGTGGAGGCCGCGGCGACCCCCGTGAGCGCGCTCACGGCCTGGGGCATGGTCGTCGACATCGGCAAGGCGCACGAGGGCCAGGTCGTGCTCGTCCACGCCGGCGCCGGCGGGGTCGGCCACTTCGCGGTCCAGTTCGCGCGCCACTTCGGCGCCCGCGTGATCGCCACCGGCTCGCCCCGCAACGTCGACTGGCTCGCCGAGCTCGGCGCCGACGAGGTCATCGACCGCACGCAGGGCCGCTTCGAGGACGTGCTCGCCGACGTGGACGTCGTGATCGACCTGGTCGGCAACTGCACGGACGACACCGGAACGCGCTCCCTCCAGGTGCTGCGCCGCGGCGGCCTCATCGTCAGCGCCCCGGTGCACGGGTGGCCGACGCTCGTGCAGGACGCCGCCGCCGTGGGCGTGCGCGCGACGCACTACGAGGTCGCGCCCGACGGCCAGAAGCTCGCCGTGATCGCGCGGCTGCTCGAGTCCGGCGACGTCAAGGTCTACGTCGACGAGGTCTTCGACCTGGCGGACGCGGCGGAGGCGCACCGCCACATGGAGAGCGGCCGCGCGCGCGGCAAGGTCGTGCTCAACGTCGCGCGCGGCTGA
- a CDS encoding YqaJ viral recombinase family protein yields the protein MLAFPWEDDLAPAAPPPPPPPPHLTRIVAHSSDRVAWLRARSFGITATDVARLATDASLQAVAIEKLHGSGFGGNRYTDHGREREPEIARWVEAEHGIVPSAHLFHAEGQRRHLATPDGVGLRADGRLELAEIKTTAKPWRSVPRNYLRQIWWQQYVLGAERSLIVWEQHVDFVPVHDIPKWKWIDRDEAEIAALVARANDLIALIVRMANAPAGARGLA from the coding sequence ATGCTGGCCTTCCCGTGGGAGGACGACCTGGCGCCCGCCGCACCCCCGCCGCCCCCTCCCCCGCCGCACCTGACGCGCATCGTCGCCCACTCGTCCGACCGCGTCGCCTGGCTGCGAGCCCGGAGCTTCGGGATCACCGCCACCGACGTCGCCCGCCTCGCGACCGACGCCTCGCTGCAGGCGGTCGCCATCGAGAAGCTGCACGGATCCGGCTTCGGCGGCAACCGCTACACCGACCACGGCCGCGAGCGGGAGCCCGAGATCGCCCGCTGGGTCGAGGCCGAGCACGGCATCGTCCCGAGCGCGCACCTGTTCCACGCGGAGGGCCAGCGCCGCCACCTCGCCACCCCCGACGGCGTGGGGCTGCGCGCCGACGGACGGCTCGAGCTGGCCGAGATCAAGACCACCGCGAAGCCCTGGCGAAGCGTCCCGCGCAACTACCTGCGGCAGATCTGGTGGCAGCAGTACGTGCTCGGCGCCGAGCGCTCGCTCATCGTGTGGGAGCAGCACGTCGACTTCGTGCCCGTGCACGACATCCCGAAGTGGAAGTGGATCGACCGCGACGAGGCCGAGATCGCCGCGCTCGTGGCGCGCGCGAACGACCTCATCGCGCTCATCGTGCGCATGGCGAACGCGCCGGCGGGAGCCCGCGGCCTGGCCTGA
- a CDS encoding sugar phosphate isomerase/epimerase family protein, translated as MPQITNPVALFTGQWADLPLEEVARLASGWGFDALEIACSAEHLDVWRAAEDPTYLRGRLEILERHGLQVHALSQHLTGQAVCDDPIDFRHQAILRSKVWGDGQAEGVRQRAAEELKLTAKAAAGLGVTRVTGFTGSRIWPYVAMFPPVPESVIDAGYQDFADRWNPIIDVFDDEGVRYALEVHPSEIAYDYWTTRRTLEAIGHRPGFGLNWDPSHMMWQDIDPVGFLLDFADRIYHVHAKDTKVSTSDGRGGRLGSHLGWGNPRRGWDFVSVGHGDVPFERAFRALRSIGYDGPVSVEWEDAGMDRLHGAPDALAQVRSLLWPTPDSLFDSAFANNRDDAPAAGSTGSTGSTGSAA; from the coding sequence ATGCCCCAGATCACCAACCCCGTCGCCCTGTTCACCGGCCAGTGGGCCGACCTGCCGCTGGAGGAGGTGGCCCGGCTCGCGAGCGGCTGGGGGTTCGACGCCCTCGAGATCGCCTGCTCCGCCGAGCACCTCGACGTCTGGCGGGCGGCCGAGGATCCGACGTACCTCCGCGGGCGGCTCGAGATCCTCGAGCGGCACGGCCTCCAGGTGCACGCGCTCTCGCAGCACCTCACCGGGCAGGCCGTGTGCGACGACCCGATCGACTTCCGCCATCAGGCGATCCTCCGCTCGAAGGTGTGGGGCGACGGCCAGGCCGAGGGCGTGCGCCAGCGCGCCGCGGAGGAGCTGAAGCTCACCGCGAAGGCGGCCGCGGGCCTCGGCGTCACGCGCGTGACGGGCTTCACCGGATCCCGCATCTGGCCGTACGTCGCCATGTTCCCGCCGGTCCCCGAGTCGGTCATCGACGCCGGCTACCAGGACTTCGCCGACCGCTGGAACCCGATCATCGACGTGTTCGACGACGAGGGCGTGCGGTACGCGCTCGAGGTGCACCCGAGCGAGATCGCCTACGACTACTGGACCACCCGCCGCACCCTCGAGGCCATCGGCCACCGCCCCGGCTTCGGCCTCAACTGGGACCCGAGCCACATGATGTGGCAGGACATCGACCCGGTGGGCTTCCTCCTCGACTTCGCCGACCGGATCTACCACGTGCACGCCAAGGACACGAAGGTGAGCACCTCCGACGGCCGCGGCGGCCGGCTCGGCTCGCACCTCGGCTGGGGCAACCCGCGCCGCGGCTGGGACTTCGTCTCGGTCGGCCACGGCGACGTCCCGTTCGAGCGCGCCTTCCGGGCGCTCCGGAGCATCGGCTACGACGGCCCCGTCTCCGTCGAGTGGGAGGATGCGGGGATGGACCGACTCCACGGCGCCCCCGACGCCCTCGCGCAGGTGCGCTCCCTCCTCTGGCCGACGCCCGACAGCCTCTTCGACTCGGCGTTCGCGAACAACCGCGACGACGCGCCCGCGGCGGGCTCCACCGGCTCCACGGGCTCCACCGGATCGGCCGCGTGA
- a CDS encoding AAA family ATPase: MLIWINGTFGVGKTQAAASLRRRLPGSVVADPEQVGFGIHRMQPPALRGDFQDTPWWEPTVTGILLDVLARHPGDVIVPMALVDEGRHARMLGALRDAGHDVRHVTLLASDAVVLRRLRTRLEGPDGWAAAQLPRTAALRGPRFADHVDTDGLTHVQVVEAVALVAGVRIGPDLTGPWRRAAERMRVRLAHVR; this comes from the coding sequence GTGCTCATCTGGATCAACGGGACCTTCGGCGTCGGCAAGACCCAGGCCGCGGCGTCGCTCCGGCGGCGGCTGCCCGGCTCGGTCGTGGCGGACCCGGAGCAGGTGGGGTTCGGGATCCACCGGATGCAGCCGCCCGCGCTCCGTGGCGACTTCCAGGACACGCCGTGGTGGGAGCCGACCGTCACGGGGATCCTGCTCGACGTGCTCGCCCGGCACCCCGGCGACGTGATCGTGCCGATGGCGCTCGTGGACGAGGGGCGGCACGCGCGGATGCTCGGCGCCCTCCGGGACGCCGGCCACGACGTGCGGCACGTGACGCTCCTCGCCTCGGACGCGGTCGTGCTGCGGCGCCTGCGGACGCGGCTCGAGGGGCCGGACGGCTGGGCCGCGGCGCAGCTCCCGCGGACCGCGGCGCTGCGGGGACCGCGCTTCGCCGACCACGTGGACACGGACGGGCTCACGCACGTGCAGGTGGTCGAGGCGGTGGCGCTCGTGGCGGGCGTGCGGATCGGGCCTGACCTCACGGGGCCGTGGCGGCGCGCGGCCGAGCGGATGCGGGTGCGGCTCGCGCACGTGCGCTGA